A segment of the Raphanus sativus cultivar WK10039 unplaced genomic scaffold, ASM80110v3 Scaffold1868, whole genome shotgun sequence genome:
AATTAATAGTTTTGGTcgtaaataatataaattaatatctgataaactaatactataatttttgattaagaaattttttggataattttgcgatatattaatatattactaaattaGTTAGACGTTTAGTGTATCTGGACGCAAGACTTGCATGTGTTTTACATTAATTGTACTAATATTTTCAAGTTAGAAGATGCAAATCACACGAAAGAGGCATTACCAAAGCCAACAAgacttttgttttatttcaagCCATAGTTATTACTTATTGGAATACAAACTCATATCCACTAGAGCTATTTTGCTACCCACACAATGTTATCAAGAGGGAAGAAGTGACAAACCGGTGCGGACCTTGGCTCTATCTTCAACACCTTAAAAGCCACGTGATCAGCGTTCCACATCGACGTGTCCATGTGGCAAACAACAGGTCCCACAACTCGTTGTATCCCATCCTCACTCATCAGATTAACCTCAAAGACTTTTGTTCCACTTTTATGACCATGGCAATAGTAAACTACATAAGGGTATGGCATTCTATGACACCCCAAGACCTTAATCCCATGTAGCGCCTTAGGAGCCTCGGCAAATGTGTAGTTATGCAAAGCATAGCTTATTGTGTTTTGGTCCGGCACCGTTACTTTAGTCGTCATGACCTTGAGATCAGCATTAGACGCTATTGTTTTCTTGGCAAGATCAAGCATTGACTCCAAAGAAGTACCACAAAACTTGTACTCTCCTTCAATACCCTTGAAATCACAACGTTGCAAAGTCTCCTTCATGGCTTTCCCTTGAGGAGAGTCTTTGGAGATAGAGAAGTGGTTGAGAAGTAAGTCAAGCTTAGACTCACTGAAAGGGATGAGATCAGCTTCTTGTCTTGTGAGAAATGGCGGAACTTTTCGAAGATCGTTTTTGTCGAAGTAAATGGGCAACTTGGTTCCTAATTTTAGGTCATCGATTTTGAAAAACATGTACATAGTAGGATCCTCGAATACACCATCTTTAAACAAATGGCTGATATTTTGACCTTCTTGATCATTGTTTGATATCAGCTTTCTTGACGTGTGTGCCTCCACAACCCACTAACACAAAACCATTTCAAGGTATTTAGAGAcgaaaacttcaaaaaaaaatactgaaatttttactttcaattaaaattcaaaaatcatcTTTTAGAATTTTCAAGAAAAAGGTGGTTTACAATATTTCTAATACCAATATGTTTCTCAGAATGTATAATATACACTAAGATTATTATACTATATCTAGATTACTTTTTATCCAATTGAGGAAAGAAAAAGTTCTTAAAACAATATAAGAGCCATGAAAAAACTTATTGCGAATGATCTGATATGTTGCAAGATTGTCATCGTGTAGCATTTATATACTGTTATCCGGTTAAGCAGCCCAGGAATAATTCTTTCgaaaaagactttttttttataaaacacacATACTCATAGAGAGGTACATAAACATAccagagagaggaggaggaagaggagggcAGGGAAGGTGACAGAGAATCGTAGAGAAGCCatagtttgtttttctttgcaGAGAGTAATGAGTTCTACTTTATGCCAATGAAGTATGCACACACCCatttctctctctatatataatgatcattctacttttttttttaataataatcaaTCTACTTAATTATGTTTATACTGACATATTAGTGTATACCTATACATTAATTAGACTTTTAACGTTTTAGTTCTATTTGAAAGAGTgataaaataaaccaatttcaaaaattaaaataataatgagAAATATAGTTTCAAATAGAATCTAAGCTATTAATttagagttttatttttatctactgtCAAATATTCACTTAAATTTGGGCTTTATTCTAAATTCAACCATTTATTAGAGTCAACTCTTTCCATGCCCCTATTTCTCTTTAAATCTCTTATATTTACAAAGTTACTTAATTCAAAACGACCTTAATACTTCGGTTATCTACTTATACaataccaaaaaatatttcaaacagAACTGATAAACAAATCATATTTGCTTGTCTTCAGTTACCTGCAACACACTCTAGTCAAATCAATTCATATTTGTCCatattcactacaagaaaata
Coding sequences within it:
- the LOC130504889 gene encoding BURP domain-containing protein BNM2A, with the protein product MASLRFSVTFPALLFLLLSLWVVEAHTSRKLISNNDQEGQNISHLFKDGVFEDPTMYMFFKIDDLKLGTKLPIYFDKNDLRKVPPFLTRQEADLIPFSESKLDLLLNHFSISKDSPQGKAMKETLQRCDFKGIEGEYKFCGTSLESMLDLAKKTIASNADLKVMTTKVTVPDQNTISYALHNYTFAEAPKALHGIKVLGCHRMPYPYVVYYCHGHKSGTKVFEVNLMSEDGIQRVVGPVVCHMDTSMWNADHVAFKVLKIEPRSAPVCHFFPLDNIVWVAK